Proteins from one Chitinophaga oryzae genomic window:
- the rseP gene encoding RIP metalloprotease RseP, which translates to MTTEVILVKAGQLLLSLSILVVLHELGHFIPAKLFKTRVEKFYLFFDPWFSLFKIKKGETEYGIGWLPLGGYVKISGMIDESMDKDAMALPPQPYEFRSKPAWQRLIIMIGGVTVNVLLAFFIYAMILWHWGEKYLPTDAVKYGIAVDSLGQSIGLRDGDKIIGVNHQKIEQFNAITAQVILQEAKSIEVVRDGQEQSIAIPDGFIRALLKQKEPFAYIRVPYYVDRFEKGSIAEKSGLFKPGDQMLSINGLSVPYFSDFAKELRKHKNEKVNIGVLRGQDSVVIPIQLDDKAKLGIYPQDPEKFFSFKTKTYTLLEAIPAGFKMSVDKLVKYVQQLRLIFVSKEVKVSESLGGFMSIGNLFPEAWDWLTFWEMTAFLSIILAFMNILPIPALDGGHVLFLLYEIITGRKPSEKFLEYAQIAGMIILFGLLLLANGLDFWRHIISKWF; encoded by the coding sequence ATGACAACAGAGGTAATATTGGTGAAAGCCGGACAGTTGTTACTGTCACTCTCTATACTGGTCGTATTGCACGAGTTAGGCCACTTTATCCCCGCCAAATTGTTTAAAACAAGGGTAGAAAAGTTCTACCTTTTCTTCGACCCCTGGTTTTCACTCTTTAAAATCAAAAAGGGAGAAACAGAATATGGTATCGGCTGGTTGCCGCTTGGAGGATATGTGAAGATATCCGGGATGATAGACGAGAGCATGGACAAAGATGCCATGGCCCTTCCCCCGCAGCCATATGAGTTCAGGTCCAAACCGGCCTGGCAGCGGCTGATCATTATGATCGGCGGCGTTACGGTGAACGTGTTGCTGGCCTTCTTTATCTATGCGATGATCCTGTGGCACTGGGGTGAAAAATACCTGCCTACCGACGCCGTGAAATACGGCATCGCCGTGGATTCCCTCGGACAGAGCATCGGTCTGCGTGACGGCGACAAGATCATCGGCGTAAACCATCAGAAAATAGAGCAGTTCAACGCTATCACCGCCCAGGTGATCCTGCAGGAAGCCAAAAGCATTGAAGTGGTGCGTGACGGCCAGGAGCAGAGCATCGCTATCCCTGATGGATTTATCCGTGCGCTGCTGAAGCAGAAAGAACCTTTCGCCTACATCCGCGTGCCCTATTACGTTGACCGTTTTGAAAAAGGCTCTATCGCTGAAAAAAGCGGCCTCTTTAAGCCCGGAGACCAGATGTTGTCTATCAACGGACTGTCCGTGCCTTATTTCTCTGACTTCGCCAAAGAGCTGCGCAAGCATAAAAACGAAAAGGTGAATATCGGTGTGCTGAGAGGCCAGGACTCCGTGGTGATACCCATCCAGCTGGATGACAAGGCTAAGCTGGGCATCTACCCGCAGGACCCGGAGAAATTCTTTTCGTTTAAAACCAAAACATATACCCTGCTGGAGGCTATCCCCGCCGGTTTTAAAATGAGCGTGGACAAGCTGGTGAAATACGTACAGCAGCTGCGGCTGATCTTCGTTTCCAAAGAGGTGAAGGTGAGCGAGTCGCTGGGCGGGTTTATGAGCATCGGCAACCTGTTCCCCGAAGCATGGGACTGGCTGACCTTCTGGGAGATGACCGCTTTCCTTTCCATCATCCTGGCGTTTATGAACATCCTGCCTATCCCGGCGCTGGACGGCGGGCATGTGCTGTTCCTCCTGTACGAGATCATCACCGGCCGCAAGCCCAGCGAGAAATTCCTGGAATACGCGCAGATTGCCGGTATGATCATCCTGTTCGGCCTGCTGCTGCTGGCCAACGGTCTGGATTTCTGGCGGCATATTATCAGTAAGTGGTTCTAA
- a CDS encoding nucleotide pyrophosphohydrolase, with the protein MSDLQMLINKIRQFNQERDWSQFHNAKDLALAISIEAAELNELFLWKKAEEADAEKVKEELADIFTYALQLADKYGFDVGQIVADKIEKNALKYPVDKAKGSAKKYNEL; encoded by the coding sequence ATGAGCGATTTACAAATGCTAATTAACAAGATCCGGCAGTTCAATCAGGAACGTGACTGGAGCCAGTTCCACAACGCGAAGGACCTGGCACTGGCAATAAGTATTGAGGCTGCTGAACTGAATGAACTGTTTCTCTGGAAAAAAGCTGAAGAAGCGGATGCTGAAAAAGTAAAGGAGGAATTGGCAGACATCTTTACCTATGCGCTGCAGTTAGCAGATAAGTACGGGTTTGATGTCGGTCAGATCGTAGCTGATAAAATTGAAAAGAACGCCTTGAAATACCCTGTGGATAAGGCAAAAGGTAGTGCTAAGAAATACAACGAGTTATGA
- a CDS encoding DNA/RNA helicase domain-containing protein: MKTPQEYAIKKLGFSQSAINQLSDDPFTDEFWPVVYLLKEKDKKNALAYVGETYDVVTRLTTHLGHPEKSKLQEAYLISGEKFNKSATLDIEAYCIKYLAGDGKYKLLNGNLGISDHNYYQKEELYYKIFESIWQKFRSLGIASQELSEISNSALFKYSPYKTLDPEQAKSLITILESLLEDKHERIVIEGGAGSGKTILAVFLFKLLHTEKEEFNFSLFGEDDMKIAELVKLLKQKWPNPRMALVIPVDSFRSTVEKIFRHVDGLNAAMVVGPADLARNRYDIVLVDEAHRLRRRENLGSYFGGFDRVCSELGFDKMKNDELDWVIKQSNRSVFFYDEFQSIRPSDVLQERFDMLKNNENVKTAYLNSQFRVKGGLKYVKFIDALLTVKPIVSKKVKWFKKYDFWIFHDLEQMITHVKEHDNKGKLARVVAGYAWPWASKKNKKAVDIKIDRLELKWNSITKDWINSPNAINEVGCIHTVQGYDLNYTGVIFGNEIGFDKERGEIIIRKDNYHDRNGKNGVKDPEQLKSFIINIYKTLMLRGIKGTYLYVCDEALREYFTRYIPSYEEVLANSNSVEKEPVPFKNSVPLINLKAAAGDFSEQQQFDNEMERYPIPDDVKISDDHFACEVVGRSMNRLIPNGAICLFRRYTGGTRNGEVVLVSHTSIQDADFGSGYTVKKYFSEKAHYPDGTWKHNRIILKPSSTIKSYKDIVLEGDGLSSLQVIGIFERVLD; this comes from the coding sequence ATGAAAACCCCTCAAGAGTACGCCATTAAGAAGCTTGGCTTTAGCCAGAGCGCAATCAATCAACTTTCTGACGATCCCTTTACCGATGAGTTTTGGCCGGTTGTTTATCTATTGAAAGAAAAAGATAAAAAGAACGCTCTTGCCTATGTTGGCGAAACGTATGATGTAGTGACAAGGTTAACCACTCACTTAGGCCATCCCGAAAAAAGCAAATTACAGGAAGCATATTTAATTTCCGGCGAAAAATTTAATAAATCAGCTACGCTTGATATCGAAGCATACTGCATTAAGTATTTAGCCGGAGATGGAAAGTACAAGTTACTTAATGGCAATCTGGGTATTTCTGATCATAACTATTATCAGAAGGAGGAATTGTACTACAAAATTTTTGAGTCCATATGGCAGAAATTTCGCTCATTAGGCATAGCCAGTCAGGAACTAAGTGAAATTAGTAACTCTGCTCTTTTTAAGTACTCGCCTTATAAGACATTAGATCCTGAGCAAGCGAAAAGTCTGATAACTATTCTGGAGTCATTATTGGAAGACAAGCATGAAAGGATTGTAATCGAGGGTGGTGCGGGTTCAGGGAAGACCATACTGGCCGTTTTTCTGTTTAAGCTGTTACATACCGAGAAAGAAGAATTTAATTTTAGTCTTTTTGGTGAGGATGATATGAAAATAGCAGAACTGGTAAAACTTCTAAAACAGAAATGGCCCAACCCCCGAATGGCATTGGTTATTCCTGTGGATTCCTTCAGGTCAACGGTTGAGAAGATATTCAGGCATGTAGACGGACTAAATGCTGCTATGGTAGTAGGACCTGCGGATCTCGCAAGAAATCGTTATGATATTGTTTTAGTGGATGAGGCACATCGGCTACGGAGACGAGAGAATTTAGGCAGCTATTTTGGCGGGTTTGACAGAGTTTGCAGTGAGCTGGGCTTCGATAAAATGAAAAATGATGAGTTGGACTGGGTAATAAAACAATCCAATAGAAGCGTATTCTTTTACGACGAATTTCAATCAATCCGGCCCTCCGATGTACTCCAGGAAAGGTTTGACATGCTGAAGAATAATGAAAATGTAAAAACTGCCTATCTGAATTCACAGTTTCGCGTAAAGGGTGGATTAAAGTATGTAAAGTTTATCGACGCTTTACTGACGGTAAAGCCTATTGTTAGTAAAAAGGTGAAATGGTTTAAAAAATATGATTTCTGGATTTTTCATGACTTGGAACAGATGATAACTCATGTCAAAGAACATGATAATAAAGGGAAATTGGCAAGAGTGGTGGCAGGATACGCCTGGCCATGGGCCTCGAAAAAAAACAAAAAAGCCGTTGATATCAAAATTGATAGGTTGGAGTTGAAATGGAATAGCATCACAAAAGACTGGATTAATTCACCTAATGCGATCAACGAGGTAGGCTGCATTCATACTGTACAGGGATACGATTTAAACTATACTGGTGTGATTTTCGGAAATGAGATTGGCTTTGATAAGGAAAGGGGAGAGATAATCATTCGGAAAGATAACTATCATGACAGGAACGGAAAGAATGGAGTTAAGGACCCGGAACAGTTAAAGAGCTTCATTATTAATATCTACAAAACGCTAATGCTGCGTGGTATTAAAGGCACTTACCTTTATGTCTGTGATGAGGCGCTTCGGGAATATTTTACCCGCTATATTCCTTCTTACGAGGAGGTCCTGGCCAATAGCAATTCAGTAGAGAAGGAGCCTGTTCCATTTAAGAACAGCGTCCCACTGATTAATTTGAAAGCTGCAGCGGGTGATTTTAGTGAACAGCAGCAATTTGATAATGAGATGGAAAGATACCCGATACCAGATGATGTGAAAATTTCAGATGACCATTTTGCTTGCGAAGTGGTGGGAAGATCCATGAATAGACTAATTCCCAATGGTGCCATATGTTTATTTCGCAGATATACGGGAGGTACCAGAAATGGGGAAGTTGTATTGGTATCTCACACCAGTATACAGGATGCTGATTTCGGCTCAGGTTATACGGTAAAAAAGTACTTCAGTGAGAAAGCACATTATCCTGATGGGACCTGGAAGCATAACCGCATTATACTTAAACCTTCTTCCACCATCAAGTCCTACAAGGATATCGTACTTGAAGGAGATGGATTGTCCAGCCTTCAGGTTATTGGAATTTTTGAACGGGTTTTAGATTAA
- a CDS encoding IS3 family transposase: protein MDYARDSHKMSIRQALRLFQIHPSVYYYKPLPDGDEDIREKLSELSQLHNRWGFWMMHHYLRNLNHKWNHKRVYRVYTEMGLNMRRKHKKRLPARIMEPLLQPLRPNITWSMDFMHDTLSNGVTFRSFNIIDDYNREALNITIDTSLTSKRIIRQLDQLIAWRGQPLKIRVDNGPEFVAEALSQWAEIRCVELKFIQKGKPFQNGYMERFNRSYREEVLDAFCFTRLGEAQILSNAWMWVYNNQRPHKALGYRSPIDFLCRHQKTNTFPTLQKDEGFEWETLVENVTV, encoded by the coding sequence GTGGATTATGCCCGTGATAGCCATAAAATGAGTATCCGGCAGGCGTTAAGATTGTTTCAAATCCATCCTTCTGTTTACTATTATAAACCATTGCCAGACGGTGACGAAGATATTCGGGAGAAATTATCTGAATTGTCGCAATTGCATAATCGCTGGGGATTCTGGATGATGCACCATTATCTGCGTAATCTGAACCACAAATGGAATCACAAGCGGGTATACAGGGTCTATACAGAGATGGGACTCAATATGAGGCGTAAGCATAAAAAACGCCTACCAGCAAGAATAATGGAGCCATTGCTACAGCCTCTCAGACCTAATATAACCTGGTCCATGGATTTTATGCATGACACACTAAGCAATGGTGTTACTTTCAGATCATTTAATATCATCGATGACTATAACAGAGAGGCTCTAAACATCACTATTGATACCAGCTTAACCAGCAAGCGTATTATCAGGCAGCTGGACCAATTGATTGCCTGGCGTGGACAACCGTTAAAGATCAGAGTCGATAATGGGCCGGAGTTTGTTGCTGAAGCACTCTCTCAATGGGCTGAGATCCGATGTGTCGAACTCAAATTCATCCAGAAGGGTAAACCTTTCCAGAATGGTTATATGGAGCGCTTCAATAGAAGCTACCGCGAGGAAGTATTGGATGCATTTTGTTTTACCCGCCTGGGGGAAGCTCAAATACTTTCAAACGCCTGGATGTGGGTGTACAACAACCAAAGACCACACAAGGCACTGGGTTACAGATCGCCAATAGATTTTCTATGTCGGCATCAAAAAACCAACACATTTCCTACTCTTCAAAAAGATGAAGGATTTGAGTGGGAAACCTTAGTTGAAAACGTTACTGTCTGA
- the tnpA gene encoding IS66 family insertion sequence element accessory protein TnpA, which yields MKKSKFTESQIIGILNGQESGKSVADICRDHGISQATFYQWKSKYSGLEVNQLKKLKDLESELAQYKKIVAEQAFQITVMKDVIEKKL from the coding sequence ATGAAAAAATCAAAATTTACAGAAAGCCAGATTATTGGGATTCTAAATGGCCAGGAATCAGGCAAATCGGTAGCCGACATCTGTCGTGATCATGGAATAAGCCAGGCGACATTTTATCAGTGGAAGTCGAAATACTCCGGGCTTGAAGTCAATCAGTTAAAGAAACTGAAGGATCTGGAGTCGGAACTTGCCCAGTACAAAAAAATAGTAGCGGAACAAGCCTTTCAGATCACCGTAATGAAAGATGTCATAGAAAAAAAGCTCTAA
- a CDS encoding DUF3606 domain-containing protein, giving the protein MSDDLSKRRPQDASKINLSEQWEIDYWCRKFGCTEARLRAAVKAVGNSSAAVEKYLNK; this is encoded by the coding sequence ATGTCTGATGATTTAAGTAAAAGAAGGCCGCAGGACGCCAGTAAGATCAATCTTAGCGAGCAATGGGAAATTGATTACTGGTGTAGGAAATTTGGTTGCACTGAAGCTCGGTTAAGAGCAGCAGTAAAAGCAGTTGGCAACTCCTCTGCTGCCGTAGAAAAGTATCTTAACAAATGA
- a CDS encoding MFS transporter, protein MRRIQESKIGWNTVMSLCLIPLSGFAMDIFIPSLPDMAVQLHASPAAIQLTLSLFIISYGISQLIVGGLIDTYGRYLPNMIAILAFSASSFVIACSTNLQVIYALRILQGFTVAVIAISKRAFFIDLYKGEALKKYTSMFSVIWAIAPIVAPFLGGFFQTTWGWSSNFMFLGYFGLAFFVVELLIGGESMKAAQPFSVSSMVQTYGRMLRTPDFTSGLVILGLAYGMILLYGMCSPFLIERQLQFSAATTGYCALFSGVSVMIGGSVSRMLVTKPLRQKLVLSSVIQLIAVAIMIPLTRYYHNLATLLLYVFLLHSTAGFIFNNLMSYCLIRFPQYAGKASGLTGGGFAVVTSLLSSLMVNTIAITNQVTLGAAYGMIAVVTFLFLLKTKWKEGEERKVEVSGQRLSMQTISAEANV, encoded by the coding sequence ATGAGAAGAATCCAGGAATCAAAAATAGGATGGAACACGGTCATGTCGTTGTGCCTGATACCATTATCGGGCTTTGCCATGGATATATTCATCCCCTCCTTACCCGACATGGCGGTGCAGCTGCACGCCTCTCCGGCCGCTATCCAACTTACACTTTCGCTCTTTATTATCAGTTATGGTATTTCGCAACTGATCGTAGGCGGACTGATCGACACTTACGGCCGCTACCTGCCCAATATGATCGCCATTCTGGCCTTCAGCGCCAGCAGCTTTGTCATCGCCTGTTCCACTAATCTGCAGGTGATCTATGCCTTGCGCATACTACAGGGGTTTACCGTAGCGGTAATCGCCATCAGCAAGCGCGCCTTTTTTATAGACCTCTATAAAGGAGAAGCATTAAAGAAGTACACGAGCATGTTCTCGGTGATATGGGCCATTGCGCCGATCGTAGCGCCTTTCCTCGGCGGCTTTTTCCAGACCACCTGGGGCTGGTCCTCCAACTTCATGTTCCTCGGTTACTTCGGCCTGGCGTTTTTTGTTGTTGAACTGCTCATCGGCGGCGAATCCATGAAAGCAGCGCAGCCGTTCAGCGTTTCTTCTATGGTGCAGACATATGGCAGGATGCTCAGAACACCAGACTTCACTTCCGGCCTGGTCATACTCGGATTAGCCTACGGCATGATACTACTGTATGGCATGTGCAGCCCGTTCCTTATCGAGCGCCAGTTGCAGTTCTCAGCGGCTACAACAGGTTACTGCGCCTTATTCTCCGGCGTATCGGTCATGATCGGCGGATCGGTATCAAGGATGCTCGTAACCAAACCATTACGCCAAAAGCTGGTCCTGTCCAGCGTAATACAATTGATCGCAGTCGCCATCATGATACCGCTGACGCGCTACTACCACAATTTAGCGACGCTGTTATTGTATGTATTCCTGCTGCATAGCACCGCCGGCTTTATCTTCAACAACCTGATGTCGTATTGCCTGATCCGCTTTCCGCAATATGCCGGCAAAGCCAGCGGGCTAACGGGCGGCGGGTTTGCCGTAGTCACGTCTCTTCTCAGCTCATTGATGGTGAACACGATTGCTATTACCAACCAGGTTACGCTGGGTGCGGCGTATGGGATGATAGCGGTGGTTACCTTTCTATTTTTGCTGAAAACGAAGTGGAAAGAGGGGGAGGAAAGGAAGGTGGAGGTATCCGGACAACGGCTTTCAATGCAAACGATATCGGCAGAGGCGAATGTGTGA
- a CDS encoding helix-turn-helix domain-containing protein — MNYIRFKAMTDNFIPTESLAQFYKRTGQDIPLGLESGKAHFNVRETLTTTRKTPFNRRDYFKICLSQTPAKGSGILQYNDQEIPINQCCIIFNNPAVPTSIEVNIPFNRFYCLFNTPFIEGSIPADIQYACPLFNPSLMPVIPITKEDRQRLSTYFTQMQTLQDSDYPFKWDMIRHLLQLVIHEGIRLQKNQEIPATVVRDRLVNDFLALLNQQFPVDSPESPLKLLTPAHFASQLHVHVNHLNSVVKKHTHKTTRDIIHERVIIEAKTLLRNTNWNISEIAYALGFEYPSHFNKYFKQFTSRTPLEFRMGRKTTA; from the coding sequence TTGAATTATATAAGGTTCAAAGCAATGACAGATAACTTCATTCCCACCGAATCACTGGCGCAGTTTTACAAGCGTACCGGCCAGGACATTCCATTGGGACTTGAATCCGGGAAAGCGCATTTTAATGTCCGGGAAACGCTCACCACCACCCGCAAGACACCTTTTAACCGGCGCGATTACTTCAAAATATGCCTGAGCCAAACGCCGGCAAAAGGCAGTGGCATACTACAGTACAATGACCAGGAAATACCGATCAATCAATGCTGCATTATTTTTAACAATCCGGCGGTGCCCACTTCCATAGAAGTAAATATCCCGTTCAACCGCTTCTATTGTTTATTCAATACTCCCTTTATAGAGGGTTCCATTCCTGCTGATATACAATACGCCTGCCCGTTGTTCAACCCGTCTCTCATGCCGGTCATACCCATTACCAAAGAAGACAGGCAACGGTTGAGCACCTACTTCACGCAAATGCAAACGCTGCAGGACAGCGACTATCCCTTTAAATGGGACATGATACGCCACCTGCTACAGCTGGTCATCCACGAAGGCATCCGTCTTCAGAAAAACCAGGAGATACCGGCCACTGTCGTCCGCGACCGGCTGGTAAACGATTTCCTCGCTTTATTGAACCAGCAGTTCCCGGTAGACTCGCCTGAATCTCCTTTGAAGTTATTAACACCAGCCCATTTCGCCAGCCAGCTGCATGTGCATGTCAACCATCTGAACAGCGTCGTAAAAAAGCATACGCATAAAACCACCCGCGACATCATCCATGAACGGGTGATCATCGAAGCGAAAACACTGCTGCGCAATACCAACTGGAATATCTCGGAGATCGCCTATGCGCTGGGGTTCGAGTACCCTTCCCACTTCAATAAATACTTCAAGCAGTTTACCTCCCGTACGCCCCTGGAGTTTCGCATGGGAAGGAAAACAACGGCTTAG
- a CDS encoding epoxide hydrolase family protein, producing the protein MFTVKPFKIEVQQSVLDDLNNRLRQTRWPDAPDNAGWNYGTDPVFLRDLVAYWQSSYDWRKQEAALNKFPQFTVEIDGTTIHFLHIKSPKANAKPLLLVHGWPDCFYRFHKVIPLLTNDYDLVIPSIPGFGFSGHVAMTDDGSAKVFATLMKDVLGYQSYYAAGGDVGSGIVKSLANLYPENVAAIHLTDVGYPNGSEDWSTMTPAEQAFGQFIQQWWFREGAYAMLHATKPQTQAYGLNDSPTGLASWIVEKFNAWRTPGGTLEEHFTKDELLTNIMIYWVSQTINSSMRTYAVGAFQQLASGQKVNTPTGVAVFAGDAPTPKEWAERKANVKRFTVMEKGGHFAALEAPELWVGEVDAFFKSVK; encoded by the coding sequence ATGTTTACCGTAAAACCGTTTAAAATCGAAGTACAACAGTCTGTACTGGACGATCTTAACAACCGCCTCCGCCAGACCCGCTGGCCCGATGCCCCCGACAATGCCGGCTGGAACTATGGCACCGACCCTGTATTTCTCCGGGACCTTGTCGCCTACTGGCAAAGCAGCTATGACTGGCGCAAGCAGGAAGCTGCGCTCAACAAGTTTCCGCAGTTCACCGTGGAAATAGATGGCACCACCATCCATTTCCTGCACATCAAAAGCCCGAAAGCCAATGCCAAACCTTTGCTGCTGGTACACGGCTGGCCTGACTGTTTCTATCGTTTTCATAAAGTCATTCCCCTGCTGACCAACGACTACGACCTGGTAATCCCTTCCATTCCCGGCTTCGGTTTCTCCGGTCATGTAGCCATGACCGATGATGGCTCCGCTAAAGTCTTTGCGACGCTGATGAAGGATGTGCTTGGTTACCAGTCCTACTACGCGGCTGGTGGCGACGTAGGCAGCGGCATCGTCAAATCACTCGCTAACCTGTACCCCGAAAATGTAGCTGCCATCCACTTAACAGATGTAGGTTACCCGAACGGTTCAGAAGACTGGAGCACCATGACTCCCGCCGAACAGGCCTTTGGGCAGTTTATCCAGCAATGGTGGTTCCGGGAAGGCGCCTACGCCATGCTGCATGCCACCAAACCACAAACACAGGCTTATGGCCTGAACGACTCTCCTACCGGCCTCGCCTCCTGGATCGTGGAAAAATTCAACGCGTGGCGTACTCCCGGTGGCACACTGGAAGAACATTTCACCAAAGATGAGCTGCTGACCAACATCATGATCTACTGGGTAAGCCAGACGATCAACTCCTCCATGCGTACCTACGCCGTAGGCGCCTTTCAGCAGCTGGCCTCCGGGCAGAAAGTGAATACACCTACCGGCGTGGCTGTATTTGCCGGCGATGCGCCTACGCCGAAGGAATGGGCGGAAAGAAAAGCAAATGTGAAACGGTTTACCGTGATGGAAAAAGGCGGACATTTTGCCGCGCTGGAAGCACCGGAATTGTGGGTAGGAGAAGTGGATGCGTTTTTTAAGAGCGTAAAATAA
- a CDS encoding amidohydrolase family protein: MLPANAIFRMLLLVGFSTPVCTFAQQHDTIRYSLILTGNIKGEKKVIETSPGTFESWYQYNDRGRGDSLHTIYRQDSDGYPTYVHAIGKDYFKKPISEDFSLTDGVATWKNTAENESRPVSEKAFYTCLNGESGNIIKALKAGRNKIKLLPFGEATLEVVLQHKAGGQSLQLCRISGMYYTPEYIWADEKNVTFGYLGDWFSMIRKGYEPYVKELLAVQKKIERQHDSQLAKDIPEKVNGDILIRDVTLFDAEKATLQPHTDVLIGAGKIKAVSVGKPLTEKAAKTVDGRGQTLLPGFWDMHVHMGDGPEGIMHIAAGVTHARDMGNDTTLLTIRKEIDNGELIGPHLEVISGLIDGAGPMAAPTGILIHNEEEGKKFVRMFADKGYDQIKLYSSIKPEWVKPLIAEAKKYHMRVCGHIPAFMTAAQAIEAGYNEVTHMNMLLLNFFGDTIDTRTPQRFAIPAQRAASLDLNSEPVKQFIALMKSRNIASDPTLVAFEPMLTGRDGVIEEKNKDIITHFPLQIQRSMRAGGRGIPVPPGMDSTYIQSFAAFLKLTKLLYDNGIRIVAGTDGTAGFDYQRELELYVKAGIPAEKVLQLATFGTAEYTGKSKELGSIKVGKTADMVMVAGDPVENISNVRKTKMVIKNGVIYDPAKLYKAISVVPF, translated from the coding sequence ATGTTACCCGCTAATGCCATCTTCAGGATGTTACTGCTGGTTGGTTTCAGTACACCTGTTTGTACTTTTGCCCAACAGCACGATACGATCAGGTACTCACTTATTTTAACAGGAAATATCAAAGGCGAAAAGAAGGTGATAGAAACATCTCCCGGCACCTTCGAATCCTGGTACCAGTATAACGACCGTGGCAGGGGCGACAGCCTGCATACCATCTACCGCCAGGACAGCGACGGGTATCCTACTTATGTCCACGCCATAGGGAAAGACTATTTCAAAAAACCAATATCGGAAGATTTCTCCCTGACAGATGGTGTGGCCACCTGGAAGAATACCGCTGAAAATGAATCCAGGCCTGTTTCAGAAAAGGCTTTTTATACCTGCCTGAACGGAGAGAGCGGAAACATCATCAAAGCGCTGAAAGCCGGCCGGAATAAAATAAAGCTGCTACCATTCGGAGAAGCCACGCTGGAAGTGGTGCTGCAACACAAAGCCGGCGGCCAATCGCTCCAGCTGTGCCGTATTTCCGGGATGTACTATACACCGGAGTATATCTGGGCAGATGAAAAGAATGTGACCTTTGGATATCTCGGCGACTGGTTTTCGATGATCCGTAAGGGTTATGAACCCTATGTAAAAGAGCTGCTGGCGGTACAGAAAAAGATAGAGCGGCAGCATGACAGCCAGCTGGCCAAAGACATACCTGAAAAGGTAAACGGAGACATTCTGATCCGCGATGTGACCCTTTTCGATGCAGAGAAAGCTACCTTACAGCCGCATACCGACGTGCTGATCGGCGCCGGAAAGATCAAAGCGGTATCTGTCGGAAAACCGCTGACAGAGAAGGCTGCGAAGACCGTGGACGGCCGCGGACAAACACTGTTGCCCGGTTTCTGGGATATGCATGTGCACATGGGCGACGGTCCGGAAGGTATCATGCACATCGCCGCCGGCGTCACGCATGCGCGGGACATGGGAAACGATACCACCCTGCTTACTATCCGGAAAGAAATCGATAACGGTGAACTGATAGGCCCGCATCTGGAAGTCATCAGCGGACTGATTGACGGGGCCGGCCCCATGGCGGCGCCCACCGGCATATTGATCCACAACGAAGAAGAAGGTAAGAAGTTTGTCCGCATGTTTGCTGACAAAGGATATGATCAGATCAAACTATACAGCTCCATCAAACCGGAGTGGGTGAAGCCGCTGATCGCGGAAGCGAAGAAATACCATATGCGCGTATGCGGCCATATTCCCGCTTTTATGACCGCCGCGCAGGCCATAGAAGCCGGGTACAACGAAGTGACGCATATGAACATGCTGCTGCTGAACTTCTTCGGTGATACCATCGATACCCGTACGCCCCAGCGTTTTGCGATCCCGGCACAGCGGGCCGCTTCGCTGGACCTTAACAGCGAACCGGTGAAACAGTTTATCGCGCTGATGAAATCCCGGAATATCGCATCCGACCCTACGCTGGTAGCGTTTGAACCGATGCTGACCGGCCGCGATGGCGTCATAGAAGAAAAAAACAAAGACATCATCACCCATTTCCCGTTACAGATACAACGCAGCATGCGCGCCGGCGGCAGGGGCATACCTGTACCGCCGGGAATGGACTCCACCTATATACAGTCGTTCGCCGCCTTTTTAAAACTGACCAAACTGTTATACGACAATGGCATCCGCATCGTTGCCGGTACCGATGGTACAGCGGGGTTTGACTATCAACGGGAGCTGGAGCTGTATGTTAAGGCAGGTATTCCGGCAGAGAAAGTGTTGCAGCTGGCTACGTTTGGTACGGCAGAATATACCGGCAAAAGCAAGGAGCTGGGCAGTATCAAAGTTGGGAAAACAGCAGATATGGTGATGGTGGCAGGCGACCCGGTAGAAAATATCAGCAATGTCCGGAAAACGAAAATGGTGATTAAAAACGGTGTGATCTATGACCCTGCGAAGCTGTACAAGGCTATTTCAGTAGTGCCGTTTTAA